A stretch of Camelina sativa cultivar DH55 chromosome 18, Cs, whole genome shotgun sequence DNA encodes these proteins:
- the LOC104762341 gene encoding AT-hook motif nuclear-localized protein 6-like isoform X2 codes for MEEKGGISPSGVVTVKGDEALVSRTEFQQQNPSFLQFVSPTTVVSPQPTPAPVPTPDPASATVTPGSAAASTGSDPTKKKRGRPRKYAPDGSLNPRFSRPTLSPTPISSSIPLSGDYHHSNWKQGRAQQQHQPVEFVKKSQYVTPVAPTPTGLSFYVGANFMTHQFTVNAGEDITMKIMPYSQQGSRAICILSATGSISNVTLRQPTSSGGTLTYEGRFEILSLSGSFMPTENGGTKGRSGGMSISLAGPNGKIVGGGLAGMLIAAGPVQVVMGSFIVMHQEQQNQKKKPRIIEAYAPPQGPQQPQQQPPTFTITTVNSTPPVMATVEEPKQQPYGSGGIVRPMAQMPSSFHNDNSAMNNFTTPYHGYGNMNTGPNKEEDEDDEDGGDDDSGDTRSQSHSG; via the exons atggaagAGAAAGGTGGAATAAGTCCAAGTGGGGTCGTTACAGTTAAGGGAGATGAAGCTTTGGTTTCAAGAACAGAGTTCCAACAACAAAACCCTAGCTTTCTCCAATTCGTGAGTCCCACGACGGTGGTATCTCCTCAACCAACTCCGGCTCCAGTTCCGACTCCGGATCCTGCTTCAGCCACCGTGACTCCTGGCTCAGCAGCGGCGTCGACCGGATCAGAtccaacgaagaagaagagagggagaCCGAGGAAGTACGCACCAGATGGAAGTCTGAACCCTAGGTTTTCAAGACCAACTCTGTCTCCAACTCCAATCTCATCTTCGATTCCATTGTCTGGAGATTATCATCACTCTAACTGGAAACAAGGCAGAGCTCAGCAGCAGCATCAGCCTGTTGAGTTCGTCAAGAAATCTCAGTATGTAACCCCAG TTGCTCCTACTCCAACTGGGCTCTCATTCTATGTGGGTGCAAATTTTATGACCCATCAGTTTACTGTCAATGCCGGTGAG GATATAACAATGAAGATTATGCCGTATTCGCAACAAGGATCTCGAGCTATCTGCATTCTCTCTGCAACTGGTTCCATCTCTAATGTCACTCTTCGTCAGCCTACTTCTTCAGGTGGCACTCTTACATATGAG gGTCGATTTGAGATACTGTCGCTGTCGGGTTCCTTTATGCCTACTGAAAACGGAGGAACAAAAGGTAGGTCCGGTGGGATGAGCATTTCTTTAGCCGGACCAAATGGCAAAATCGTGGGCGGTGGCCTCGCTGGTATGCTTATAGCAGCCGGTCCTGTTCAG GTGGTAATGGGAAGTTTCATTGTGAtgcatcaagaacaacaaaatcagaagaagaaacctcGTATTATAGAGGCTTATGCTCCACCACAAGGTCCACAACAACCGCAACAGCAGCCTCCTACTTTCACCATTACAACCGTGAATTCAACTCCTCCAGTGATGGCCACAGTAGAGGAGCCGAAACAACAACCCTACGGTAGTGGTGGTATAGTGAGACCAATGGCTCAAATGCCTTCTTCTTTCCACAACGACAATTCAGCTATGAACAATTTCACAACTCCCTATCATGGTTACGGTAATATGAACACGGGTcctaacaaagaagaagatgaggatgatgaagatggtggtgatgatgattcagGCGATACTAGGAGCCAATCTCATAGTGGTTGA
- the LOC104762342 gene encoding 65-kDa microtubule-associated protein 9 — protein MKVGETTAEREKILIEIEDECRKVYGKKIEKVKEDRVRIRQEIADSEARVVAICSVMEEPPVLGRQHSDQSGRSLKEEMVKILQKLEDMEKRKSERKIQFIQVIEDIRCVRYEINGDSDETFSSDLSVDESDLSLRKLEELHRELYTLQELKRNRVKQIQDHLRTLESLCSVLGLNFRETVTKVHPSLVESEGSRSISNETLNKLASLVKQWHETKIQRMQELQDLVMTMLEFWNLMDTPAEEQQKFMNVSCNIAATVSEITKPNSLSIDLLQEVKDELCRLEELKWSKMKELVLKKRSELEDICRRTHIVLEEEDIAVENVIKAIESGDVNPEYILEQIEYRAGKVKEEALSRKEIVEKAEKWLNACEEENWLEEYNQDGNRYNAGKGSHIILKRAEKARALVNKLPAMVEALASKITIWESEKETEFLFDGNRLLLMLEDYTELREEKEQERRRKRDLKKLQGQMTSEQDKASVTKPQSAKKGLKVSTNKRFVSSPQTPRTDSPLSAKSITTPQSRHG, from the exons ATga AGGTTGGAGAAACTACAGCagaaagagagaagattttGATTGAGATCGAAGACGAATGCAGAAAAGTGTATGGTAAGAAAATCGAAAAGGTTAAAGAAGATAGGGTTCGGATAAGACAAGAGATTGCTGATTCAGAAGCAAGAGTTGTTGCTATATGTTCTGTTATGGAAGAGCCACCGGTTCTTGGAAGACAACATTCTGATCAAAGTGGGAGAAGCTTGAAAGAGGAGATGGTAAAGATTCTTCAGAAACTTGAAGATatggaaaagagaaaatcaGAGAGGAAGATTCAGTTTATTCAAGTTATTGAAGATATAAGATGTGTTAGATATGAGATTAATGGTGATTCTGATGAGACTTTCTCATCTGATCTTTCGGTAGATGAATCTGATTTATCTCTTAGGAAGCTTGAAGAGTTACATAGAGAGCTTTACACACTTCAAGAACTGAAG AGAAACCGGGTGAAACAGATTCAAGATCATTTAAGAACTCTCGAATCGCTTTGTTCTGTTCTCGGTTTGAATTTCCGAGAAACTGTCACCAAGGTTCACCCAAGTTTAGTAGAATCTGAAGGGTCAAGAAGTATAAGTAATGAAACACTTAACAAGTTAGCTTCATTAGTAAAACAGTGGCATGAGACAAAGATACAGAGAATGCAAGAA CTTCAAGATCTTGTGATGACGATGCTTGAGTTTTGGAATTTAATGGATACACCAGCAGAAGAGCAACAAAAGTTCATGAATGTTTCATGCAATATAGCTGCTACCGTTTCTGAAATAACCAAACCTAATAGTCTTTCTATAGATTTGCTTCAGGAG GTTAAAGATGAGCTGTGTCGGTTGGAGGAGTTGAAGTGGAGCAAAATGAAAGAACTTGTTCTAAAGAAGAGGTCAGAGCTTGAAGATATATGCAGAAGAACACACAttgttcttgaagaagaagatatagcGGTTGAGAATGTAATCAAAGCCATTGAATCAGGAGATGTGAACCCTGAGTATATACTAGAACAGATCGAGTATCGAGCTGGAAAAGTGAAAGAGGAAGCTCTAAGCAGAAAAGAGATTGTTGAAAAAGCTGAGAAATGGTTGAATGCTTGTGAGGAAGAGAACTGGCTTGAAGAATATAATCAG GATGGAAACCGATACAATGCTGGAAAAGGATCTCATATAATACTCAAACGCGCAGAGAAAGCTCGTGCACTTGTTAATAAACTTCCAG CTATGGTTGAAGCATTAGCTTCCAAGATTACAATATGGGAATCAGAGAAAGAAACTGAGTTTCTCTTTGATGGT AATCGCCTACTTTTGATGCTAGAAGATTATACAGAActcagagaagagaaagaacaagaacGCCGTAGAAAGAGG GATCTGAAGAAACTTCAGGGTCAAATGACATCAGAGCAAGATAAAGCAAGTGTTACGAAGCCTCAAAGCGCTAAAAAGGGTCTTAAAGTATCAACTAACAAGAGATTTGTCTCATCGCCTCAAACCCCTCGAACTGATTCGCCTCTGTCAGCAAAATCTATTACTACTCCTCAATCACGCCATGGCTGA
- the LOC104762344 gene encoding LRR receptor-like serine/threonine-protein kinase ERL1 isoform X1, producing the protein MKMQRVVLCLAVVVSMLLGVASSMNNEGKALMAIKGSFSNLVNMLLDWDDVHNTDFCSWRGVFCDNVTFSVVSLNLSNLNLGGEISPAIGDLRNLKSIDLVGNKLAGQIPDEIGNCVSLVHLDLTDNLLYGDIPFSISKLKQLDTLNLKNNQLTGPVPATLTQIPNLKILDLAGNHLTGEISRLLYWNEVLQYLGLRGNMLTGTLSSDMCQLTGLWYFDVRGNNLTGTIPESIGNCTSFQILDISYNQITGEIPYNIGFLQVATLSLQGNRLTGRIPEVIGLMQALAVLDLSDNELVGPIPPILGNLSFTGKLYLHGNKLTGPIPSELGNMSRLSYLQLNDNKLVGTIPPELGKLEKLFELNLANNRLEGPIPSNISSCAALNQFNVHGNFLNGSIPLTFRNLGSLTYLNLSSNNFKGKIPTELGHIINLDKLDLSGNNFSGSIPLTLGDLEHLLILNLSRNHLSGQLPAEFGNLRSIQMIDVSLNLLSGVIPSELGQLQNLNSLILNNNKLHGKIPDQLTNCFTLVNLNLSFNNLSGTIPPMKNFSCFAPASFVGNPYLCGNWVGSICCPLPKSRAFSRGAVVCIVLGVITLICMVFIAIYKSKQQKKILNGPLKQPEGSTKLVILHMDMAIHSFDDIMRATENLSEKFIIGYGASSTVYKCALKTSRPIAIKRIYNQYPHSLREFETELETIGNIRHRNIVSLHGYALSPVGNLLFYDYMENGSLWDLLHVGSLKKVKLDWETRLKIAVGAAQGLAYLHHDCTPRIIHRDIKSSNILLDENFEAHLSDFGIAKSIPASKTHASTYVLGTIGYIDPEYARTSRLNEKSDIYSFGIVLLELLTGKKAVDNEANLHQLILSKADDNTVMEAVDPEVTVTCMDLGHIRKTFQLALLCTKRNPLERPTMLEVSRVLLSLLPSLQVAKKLPSLDPSTKTPQHESEVRNREAEASQWFVQFREVISNSSI; encoded by the exons atgaagatgCAGCGAGTGGTTTTATGTTTAGCAGTTGTGGTTTCTATGCTTCTTGGTGTTGCTTCTTCTATGAACAATGAAG GGAAAGCTCTGATGGCGATAAAAGGCTCCTTCAGTAACTTGGTGAATATGCTTTTGGATTGGGACGATGTTCACAACACTGACTTCTGTTCTTGGCGAGGTGTCTTCTGTGACAACGTTACCTTCTCCGTTGTCTCTCT GAATCTGTCCAATCTGAATCTTGGAGGGGAGATATCTCCAGCTATTGGAGATCTAAGGAATTTGAAATCaat AGACTTGGTAGGAAATAAATTGGCTGGTCAAATTCCAGATGAGATTGGAAACTGTGTTTCTCTTGTTCACCT GGATTTGACTGATAATCTGTTATATGGAGACATACCCTTCTCAATCTCTAAACTCAAGCAGCTTGATACCCT GAACCTAAAGAACAATCAGCTTACAGGCCCAGTACCAGCAACCTTAACTCAGATTCCAAACCTTAAGATACT TGATCTTGCAGGCAATCATCTAACGGGTGAGATATCGAGATTGCTTTACTGGAATGAAGTTCTGCAGTACCT TGGTTTACGTGGGAATATGTTGACTGGAACGTTGTCTTCTGATATGTGTCAGCTAACCGGTTTGTGGTATTT tGATGTGAGAGGCAATAATCTAACTGGAACTATCCCAGAGAGCATTGGAAATTGCACAAGCTTTCAAATCCT GGACATATCTTATAATCAGATAACCGGAGAGATTCCTTACAATATTGGCTTTCTCCAAGTCGCCACTCT GTCACTTCAAGGAAACAGACTGACGGGTAGAATTCCAGAAGTTATTGGTCTAATGCAGGCTCTTGCTGTTTT GGATTTGAGTGACAATGAGCTCGTTGGTCCTATCCCACCGATTCTTGGCAATCTCTCATTTACCGGAAAGTT GTATCTCCATGGAAATAAGCTAACTGGTCCAATCCCATCTGAGCTTGGAAATATGTCACGTCTCAGCTATTT GCAACTAAACGACAACAAACTGGTGGGAACTATCCCACCTGAGCTTGGGAAGCTAGAGAAATTGTTTGAGCT AAATCTTGCCAATAACCGTTTGGAAGGGCCCATACCATCCAACATTAGTTCATGTGCAGCCTTAAATCAATT TAATGTTCATGGGAACTTCTTGAATGGATCTATACCACTGACCTTTCGCAATCTGGGGAGCTTAACTTATCT AAATCTTTCGTCAAACAATTTCAAGGGGAAAATACCAACCGAGCTTGGACATATAATCAATCTTGACAAACT AGATCTGTCTGGCAATAACTTCTCAGGGTCTATACCATTAACCCTTGGTGATCTTGAACACCTTCTCATATT AAATCTTAGCAGAAACCATCTAAGTGGACAATTGCCTGCAGAGTTTGGGAACCTTCGAAGCATTCAAATGAT TGATGTATCACTTAATCTGCTCTCCGGAGTTATTCCCTCTGAACTTGGCCAATTACAGAATCTAAACTCTTT AATATTGAACAACAACAAGCTTCATGGGAAAATTCCAGATCAGCTTACGAACTGCTTTACTCTTGTCAATCT GAATCTCTCCTTCAATAATCTGTCCGGGACAATCCCACCAATGAAAAACTTCTCATGTTTTGCTCCAGCCAG CTTTGTCGGAAATCCATATCTTTGCGGAAACTGGGTTGGATCTATTTGCTGTCCTTTACCAAAATCCCGAG CATTTTCAAGAGGTGCTGTGGTTTGCATTGTTCTTGGCGTTATCACTCTCATATGTATGGTTTTCATTGCAATTTACAAATCAAAGCAGCAGAAGAAGATCCTAAATGGTCCCTTAAAACAACCTGAAG GCTCAACGAAGCTAGTGATTCTGCACATGGACATGGCAATTCACTCATTTGATGATATAATGAGAGCAACCGAGAATCTTAGTGAAAAGTTTATAATTGGATACGGTGCTTCTAGCACAGTATACAAATGCGCATTGAAAACTTCCCGACCTATTGCCATTAAGCGAATCTACAATCAGTATCCGCATAGCTTGCGGGAATTTGAGACAGAACTCGAGACCATAGGGAACATCAGGCACAGAAACATTGTCAGCTTGCATGGATACGCCTTGTCTCCTGTTGGCAACCTTCTTTTCTATGACTACATGGAAAATGGTTCTCTTTGGGACCTTCTTCATG TAGGATCCTTGAAGAAAGTGAAGCTTGATTGGGAGACGAGGTTGAAGATAGCGGTTGGAGCTGCACAAGGACTCGCCTATCTTCACCATGATTGTACTCCGCGGATCATTCACCGTGATATCAAGTCATCGAACATACTTCTTGATGAGAATTTCGAAGCACATTTATCGGATTTTGGGATTGCTAAAAGCATACCAGCTAGCAAAACTCATGCGTCAACTTATGTTTTGGGAACAATTGGTTACATAGACCCAGAGTATGCTCGTACTTCGCGTCTCAACGAGAAATCTGATATCTATAGCTTCGGGATTGTTCTTCTTGAGCTTCTTACCGGGAAGAAAGCAGTGGATAATGAGGCCAACTTGCACCAACTG ATATTGTCAAAGGCTGATGATAATACTGTGATGGAAGCGGTTGATCCAGAGGTTACTGTGACTTGTATGGACTTAGGACATATCAGGAAGACATTTCAGCTGGCTCTCTTATGCACAAAGCGAAACCCTTTAGAGAGACCAACAATGCTTGAAGTCTCTAGGGTCCTGCTCTCTCTTCTTCCATCTCTGCAAGTGGCAAAGAAGCTGCCCTCTCTTGATCCATCAACCAAAACGCCGCAGCATGAGAGCGAAGTTAGGAACCGTGAGGCGGAGGCATCACAATGGTTTGTTCAGTTCCGTGAAGTTATCTCCAACAGTAGCATATAA
- the LOC104762344 gene encoding LRR receptor-like serine/threonine-protein kinase ERL1 isoform X2 has protein sequence MKMQRVVLCLAVVVSMLLGVASSMNNEGKALMAIKGSFSNLVNMLLDWDDVHNTDFCSWRGVFCDNVTFSVVSLNLSNLNLGGEISPAIGDLRNLKSIDLVGNKLAGQIPDEIGNCVSLVHLDLTDNLLYGDIPFSISKLKQLDTLNLKNNQLTGPVPATLTQIPNLKILDLAGNHLTGEISRLLYWNEVLQYLGLRGNMLTGTLSSDMCQLTGLWYFDVRGNNLTGTIPESIGNCTSFQILDISYNQITGEIPYNIGFLQVATLSLQGNRLTGRIPEVIGLMQALAVLDLSDNELVGPIPPILGNLSFTGKLYLHGNKLTGPIPSELGNMSRLSYLQLNDNKLVGTIPPELGKLEKLFELNLANNRLEGPIPSNISSCAALNQFNVHGNFLNGSIPLTFRNLGSLTYLNLSSNNFKGKIPTELGHIINLDKLDLSGNNFSGSIPLTLGDLEHLLILNLSRNHLSGQLPAEFGNLRSIQMIDVSLNLLSGVIPSELGQLQNLNSLILNNNKLHGKIPDQLTNCFTLVNLNLSFNNLSGTIPPMKNFSCFAPASFVGNPYLCGNWVGSICCPLPKSRAFSRGAVVCIVLGVITLICMVFIAIYKSKQQKKILNGPLKQPEGSTKLVILHMDMAIHSFDDIMRATENLSEKFIIGYGASSTVYKCALKTSRPIAIKRIYNQYPHSLREFETELETIGNIRHRNIVSLHGYALSPVGNLLFYDYMENGSLWDLLHGSLKKVKLDWETRLKIAVGAAQGLAYLHHDCTPRIIHRDIKSSNILLDENFEAHLSDFGIAKSIPASKTHASTYVLGTIGYIDPEYARTSRLNEKSDIYSFGIVLLELLTGKKAVDNEANLHQLILSKADDNTVMEAVDPEVTVTCMDLGHIRKTFQLALLCTKRNPLERPTMLEVSRVLLSLLPSLQVAKKLPSLDPSTKTPQHESEVRNREAEASQWFVQFREVISNSSI, from the exons atgaagatgCAGCGAGTGGTTTTATGTTTAGCAGTTGTGGTTTCTATGCTTCTTGGTGTTGCTTCTTCTATGAACAATGAAG GGAAAGCTCTGATGGCGATAAAAGGCTCCTTCAGTAACTTGGTGAATATGCTTTTGGATTGGGACGATGTTCACAACACTGACTTCTGTTCTTGGCGAGGTGTCTTCTGTGACAACGTTACCTTCTCCGTTGTCTCTCT GAATCTGTCCAATCTGAATCTTGGAGGGGAGATATCTCCAGCTATTGGAGATCTAAGGAATTTGAAATCaat AGACTTGGTAGGAAATAAATTGGCTGGTCAAATTCCAGATGAGATTGGAAACTGTGTTTCTCTTGTTCACCT GGATTTGACTGATAATCTGTTATATGGAGACATACCCTTCTCAATCTCTAAACTCAAGCAGCTTGATACCCT GAACCTAAAGAACAATCAGCTTACAGGCCCAGTACCAGCAACCTTAACTCAGATTCCAAACCTTAAGATACT TGATCTTGCAGGCAATCATCTAACGGGTGAGATATCGAGATTGCTTTACTGGAATGAAGTTCTGCAGTACCT TGGTTTACGTGGGAATATGTTGACTGGAACGTTGTCTTCTGATATGTGTCAGCTAACCGGTTTGTGGTATTT tGATGTGAGAGGCAATAATCTAACTGGAACTATCCCAGAGAGCATTGGAAATTGCACAAGCTTTCAAATCCT GGACATATCTTATAATCAGATAACCGGAGAGATTCCTTACAATATTGGCTTTCTCCAAGTCGCCACTCT GTCACTTCAAGGAAACAGACTGACGGGTAGAATTCCAGAAGTTATTGGTCTAATGCAGGCTCTTGCTGTTTT GGATTTGAGTGACAATGAGCTCGTTGGTCCTATCCCACCGATTCTTGGCAATCTCTCATTTACCGGAAAGTT GTATCTCCATGGAAATAAGCTAACTGGTCCAATCCCATCTGAGCTTGGAAATATGTCACGTCTCAGCTATTT GCAACTAAACGACAACAAACTGGTGGGAACTATCCCACCTGAGCTTGGGAAGCTAGAGAAATTGTTTGAGCT AAATCTTGCCAATAACCGTTTGGAAGGGCCCATACCATCCAACATTAGTTCATGTGCAGCCTTAAATCAATT TAATGTTCATGGGAACTTCTTGAATGGATCTATACCACTGACCTTTCGCAATCTGGGGAGCTTAACTTATCT AAATCTTTCGTCAAACAATTTCAAGGGGAAAATACCAACCGAGCTTGGACATATAATCAATCTTGACAAACT AGATCTGTCTGGCAATAACTTCTCAGGGTCTATACCATTAACCCTTGGTGATCTTGAACACCTTCTCATATT AAATCTTAGCAGAAACCATCTAAGTGGACAATTGCCTGCAGAGTTTGGGAACCTTCGAAGCATTCAAATGAT TGATGTATCACTTAATCTGCTCTCCGGAGTTATTCCCTCTGAACTTGGCCAATTACAGAATCTAAACTCTTT AATATTGAACAACAACAAGCTTCATGGGAAAATTCCAGATCAGCTTACGAACTGCTTTACTCTTGTCAATCT GAATCTCTCCTTCAATAATCTGTCCGGGACAATCCCACCAATGAAAAACTTCTCATGTTTTGCTCCAGCCAG CTTTGTCGGAAATCCATATCTTTGCGGAAACTGGGTTGGATCTATTTGCTGTCCTTTACCAAAATCCCGAG CATTTTCAAGAGGTGCTGTGGTTTGCATTGTTCTTGGCGTTATCACTCTCATATGTATGGTTTTCATTGCAATTTACAAATCAAAGCAGCAGAAGAAGATCCTAAATGGTCCCTTAAAACAACCTGAAG GCTCAACGAAGCTAGTGATTCTGCACATGGACATGGCAATTCACTCATTTGATGATATAATGAGAGCAACCGAGAATCTTAGTGAAAAGTTTATAATTGGATACGGTGCTTCTAGCACAGTATACAAATGCGCATTGAAAACTTCCCGACCTATTGCCATTAAGCGAATCTACAATCAGTATCCGCATAGCTTGCGGGAATTTGAGACAGAACTCGAGACCATAGGGAACATCAGGCACAGAAACATTGTCAGCTTGCATGGATACGCCTTGTCTCCTGTTGGCAACCTTCTTTTCTATGACTACATGGAAAATGGTTCTCTTTGGGACCTTCTTCATG GATCCTTGAAGAAAGTGAAGCTTGATTGGGAGACGAGGTTGAAGATAGCGGTTGGAGCTGCACAAGGACTCGCCTATCTTCACCATGATTGTACTCCGCGGATCATTCACCGTGATATCAAGTCATCGAACATACTTCTTGATGAGAATTTCGAAGCACATTTATCGGATTTTGGGATTGCTAAAAGCATACCAGCTAGCAAAACTCATGCGTCAACTTATGTTTTGGGAACAATTGGTTACATAGACCCAGAGTATGCTCGTACTTCGCGTCTCAACGAGAAATCTGATATCTATAGCTTCGGGATTGTTCTTCTTGAGCTTCTTACCGGGAAGAAAGCAGTGGATAATGAGGCCAACTTGCACCAACTG ATATTGTCAAAGGCTGATGATAATACTGTGATGGAAGCGGTTGATCCAGAGGTTACTGTGACTTGTATGGACTTAGGACATATCAGGAAGACATTTCAGCTGGCTCTCTTATGCACAAAGCGAAACCCTTTAGAGAGACCAACAATGCTTGAAGTCTCTAGGGTCCTGCTCTCTCTTCTTCCATCTCTGCAAGTGGCAAAGAAGCTGCCCTCTCTTGATCCATCAACCAAAACGCCGCAGCATGAGAGCGAAGTTAGGAACCGTGAGGCGGAGGCATCACAATGGTTTGTTCAGTTCCGTGAAGTTATCTCCAACAGTAGCATATAA
- the LOC104762343 gene encoding uncharacterized protein LOC104762343: protein MVPESTRFSLSGEDFEFDIDFEFDAPRFYDFSRSELYSETEEIETWFQYSGNYPPSPFSPKFNWKFEPLEQVTSIVAESKPVEVTIESLDTACLNRNEKFNGFIYYNQTVKDVSKKKGSKSKTKSSISTLTRPTASLLARQNKPLDIYSVQLLTRCQRSLAKFGDNVSPNLVSKLQNQDTKKQKPEAKVAHVGRRSKLTIPREPNLRTAERSERHRSKVSSETEKKNAKSSSKRQTRNKSINLQEPSLTSLPTTKTPRCLDLQAFRL, encoded by the exons ATGGTTCCTGAATCAACAAGATTTAGTTTATCTGGAGAAGATTTCGAATTCGATATTGATTTCGAATTCGATGCACCTCGGTTCTACGATTTCTCTAGATCTGAGCTTTATTCCGAAACCGAAGAAATCGAAACTTGGTTTCAGTACTCTGGAAACTATCCTCCTTCAC CTTTTAGCCCAAAGTTCAATTGGAAATTTGAACCACTTGAGCAAGTTACAAGCATCGTCGCAGAATCTAAGCCTGTCGAGGTCACAATCGAATCTTTGGATACCGCCTGTCTGAATCGCAATGAGAAATTCAACG gGTTCATATATTACAACCAAACAGTTAAAGATGTCTCCAAGAAAAAAGGTTccaaatctaaaaccaaatcaagTATCTCTACTTTAACAAGACCTACGGCTTCTTTGCTTGCAAGGCAGAACAAACCATTAGACATTTACTCTGTTCAGCTTCTGACTAG aTGTCAGAGGTCATTAGCCAAGTTTGGTGATAACGTATCTCCGAATTTAGTCTCTAAGTTACAAAACCAAGACACCAAAAAGCAAAAACCGGAAGCTAAG GTGGCTCATGTTGGCAGAAGATCCAAACTCACTATTCCAAGGGAGCCGAATCTCAGAACTGCAGAAAGATCTGAAAGACACAG GTCTAAGGTTAGCTCAGAAACCGAGAAGAAGAATGCGAAATCAAGTTCTAAAAGACAAACTAGGAACAAAAGT ATAAACCTGCAGGAACCTTCTTTAACATCTTTGCCCACAACTAAAACGCCACGGTGCCTAGATCTTCAG GCATTTCGTTTATGA
- the LOC104762341 gene encoding AT-hook motif nuclear-localized protein 6-like isoform X1: protein MEEKGGISPSGVVTVKGDEALVSRTEFQQQNPSFLQFVSPTTVVSPQPTPAPVPTPDPASATVTPGSAAASTGSDPTKKKRGRPRKYAPDGSLNPRFSRPTLSPTPISSSIPLSGDYHHSNWKQGRAQQQHQPVEFVKKSQYVTPVVAPTPTGLSFYVGANFMTHQFTVNAGEDITMKIMPYSQQGSRAICILSATGSISNVTLRQPTSSGGTLTYEGRFEILSLSGSFMPTENGGTKGRSGGMSISLAGPNGKIVGGGLAGMLIAAGPVQVVMGSFIVMHQEQQNQKKKPRIIEAYAPPQGPQQPQQQPPTFTITTVNSTPPVMATVEEPKQQPYGSGGIVRPMAQMPSSFHNDNSAMNNFTTPYHGYGNMNTGPNKEEDEDDEDGGDDDSGDTRSQSHSG from the exons atggaagAGAAAGGTGGAATAAGTCCAAGTGGGGTCGTTACAGTTAAGGGAGATGAAGCTTTGGTTTCAAGAACAGAGTTCCAACAACAAAACCCTAGCTTTCTCCAATTCGTGAGTCCCACGACGGTGGTATCTCCTCAACCAACTCCGGCTCCAGTTCCGACTCCGGATCCTGCTTCAGCCACCGTGACTCCTGGCTCAGCAGCGGCGTCGACCGGATCAGAtccaacgaagaagaagagagggagaCCGAGGAAGTACGCACCAGATGGAAGTCTGAACCCTAGGTTTTCAAGACCAACTCTGTCTCCAACTCCAATCTCATCTTCGATTCCATTGTCTGGAGATTATCATCACTCTAACTGGAAACAAGGCAGAGCTCAGCAGCAGCATCAGCCTGTTGAGTTCGTCAAGAAATCTCAGTATGTAACCCCAG TAGTTGCTCCTACTCCAACTGGGCTCTCATTCTATGTGGGTGCAAATTTTATGACCCATCAGTTTACTGTCAATGCCGGTGAG GATATAACAATGAAGATTATGCCGTATTCGCAACAAGGATCTCGAGCTATCTGCATTCTCTCTGCAACTGGTTCCATCTCTAATGTCACTCTTCGTCAGCCTACTTCTTCAGGTGGCACTCTTACATATGAG gGTCGATTTGAGATACTGTCGCTGTCGGGTTCCTTTATGCCTACTGAAAACGGAGGAACAAAAGGTAGGTCCGGTGGGATGAGCATTTCTTTAGCCGGACCAAATGGCAAAATCGTGGGCGGTGGCCTCGCTGGTATGCTTATAGCAGCCGGTCCTGTTCAG GTGGTAATGGGAAGTTTCATTGTGAtgcatcaagaacaacaaaatcagaagaagaaacctcGTATTATAGAGGCTTATGCTCCACCACAAGGTCCACAACAACCGCAACAGCAGCCTCCTACTTTCACCATTACAACCGTGAATTCAACTCCTCCAGTGATGGCCACAGTAGAGGAGCCGAAACAACAACCCTACGGTAGTGGTGGTATAGTGAGACCAATGGCTCAAATGCCTTCTTCTTTCCACAACGACAATTCAGCTATGAACAATTTCACAACTCCCTATCATGGTTACGGTAATATGAACACGGGTcctaacaaagaagaagatgaggatgatgaagatggtggtgatgatgattcagGCGATACTAGGAGCCAATCTCATAGTGGTTGA